The region CCTGCCGGTATTCCTCTACTACGCCTTCCAGTTCAGCCGCGCCAACCCGGTCCAACCGGTGGTAAACGCACTGGCCATCATGCTGGCGGCCAGGTTGTGCGGCGAGAAGAGCGTGCGCCACTATCTGCAGATTGCTGCCTTGTCACTGTTCTGCCTTGCCGCCTCCTCCCTGTTCGACCTCAGCCCTGTCTTTCTCTTCTACCTGGCCCTGCTGCTGCTGTTGGTGGCGGTGTCGCTGGTTCTGCTCACCTTTCTCGCCCAGGACAGCCGCCTGATCCTGTCCGGCGCCCACCTGCGCAAGGTGCTGGCCGCCGGCGTTCTGATGCCCCTGGCTTCGCTGCCGCTCCTGATCCTCTTCTTTCCGATCCTGCCCCGCACCCAGATCCCCCTGTGGAATATCGCGGCCGCTCCGGCGCCCCGCCCCTCCGGCTTCAGCGACAAGGTCGAGCCCGGCACCAGCGCCGCTGTCGGGGAATCGCGAACCATTGCCTTCCGGGTCGAGATGCCCCGGCAGCCGCAGCAGCAGCTCTACTGGCGCGGCACGGTCTTCAACCGCATGGAGGGGCGCCGCTGGGTGCGGGATGCAGCCGTGCCATCGGAACACCTGCTGTACAAAGGGGCGCGCATCGCCCAGACCATCTATCCCGAGCCGGGGCTCTCCCGCGCTCTCTTCAGCCTGGATGCCCCCGCCCTCATCGCCCTGGCCAGGGCGCGGAGCACCTCGGACGGCGTCTTCGAGTATCCGGGGCCGATCACCCGGCGCCTGGGCTACCGGGCGGAGTCGGTTGCCGCAGGTATCCTGCCGACGGCCGGGGGGATCGACCGGGCCTTCTACCTGAAGCTGCCCGACGGCATCCCGGAGCGGGTGAAACGATTGGCGAACGACATCAGACGCCGGGGGAGCAATGATGTCCGCAGGCTGGAGTTGCTGGAGCAATATTTCCGCGACGGCAACTACCGTTACAGCATGCGCGACCTCCCCACCGGAGAACATGCCCTGGAACAGTTCCTGTTTGAAAAGAAACAGGGACACTGCGAGTTCTTTGCCTCCACCTTCGCCCTGCTCCTGCGGGCCGCCGGCGTCCCGGCGCGGCTGGTGGGGGGATATCTGGGGGGAGATTACAACGACCTGGGGGGGTACTACCTGGTCAGCGACGATATGGCCCATGTCTGGGTCGAGGCATACCTGGACGGGCGCGGTTGGCTGCGGGTGGATCCCAGCAGCCTGGCCCGCAACGCCGGCGAGGTCTGGGGCGGCGAAAAGCAGCGCAGCCTGGCGACGAGGCTGCGCCTGTTCGTTGACTCCCTCGACCACACCTGGAACCGCACCATCGTCACCTACGACTTCGAGCAGCAGGTGGAAATCGCCCGCAGCGCCGGCAAGCGCCTGCAAAAATTCGAGGCGGGCAAGGCGGCCCGGGCCGCCCTCCCCTACCTTCTTCCCTCCCTGGTCCTGGCCTTCGCTCTGGTGGCGGCCGTGCGCCGTCCACGGCTGTTCCCATCGCAAAACGAGCGGTTGTTGCGGCGCTTCTACCGTTTGATCGAGCGGGATTGCGGCATACGGGTCCAGCCGGGCCGCCAGGGGCTCCTGGAAATTGCCGGACAGACCGGGAACGACAGGGTGCGGGAATTCGCAGGCGTCTACGCCGGAGCCCTGTACCGGGATCGGAAGTTGACCCACGCCGAGGCGGCACGGCTTCGCCGCATCCTGAAAGACGGTTTTGTTACAAGAACATGACAGCGTGCCGTAACACTTGCATTAATCGGCCCAAGGCATACAATAATCACACCTTCTTCCGGTTCGGGGCGGCTTGCCATCCCGCCGAAACGGGACGGGATTCCGAGTGGGTTCACATGCCGAATTACGGGGGGTGATCCGTGCCGAAGCCCGGCGACTATCGGGAACGCATCAATGCCGTTGTCAAAGCCCGCTGGAAAGGCCTGCTCAAGAATCGGGAGGCCTGCCTGCACAGCGACGATGTGGACGCCGTCCATGACCTGCGGGTCGCAACGCGCCGGCTCAGGGCGGCGCTCGGTCTTTTCGGGATCTTGTGCCCCGGCGGCGAGGCGCCGCGCGCCCGCGCGGCGATCCGGCGCCTGACCCGCGGCATTGGCGAGTTGCGCAACCTGGACGAAGGGATCATCTTCTTTTCCCGAAACATACCGGGCAAACGGACGGACGGCGATACCTTTGCCCCCCTGCTGGGCCATCTGCGCGGCAGACGGGAAGCCGAGGCCCGCCATGTGCACAGGTTATTGGAAAAACTGGATATAACCGGGATGGAACGGGCGATCGGCGGCCTCGCCGGATGCCTGCGGGAACCGGATCGCGGCAGGAACGGGAAAGGGGCGCCGGCCTCCATCCCGGCATACTTTTCAGAGGAGGGGCTGCGCCTGTATGGCGAAATCCGTCGCCACCTTCCCGGAGCGCTGGCGGCGGAGAACGTCCAAACCCGCCATGCGTTGCGGATTGCCATAAAGCGCTGGCGCTATTTTCTGGAGATAGCCGCGGAAATATTCGAGCAGGATTACCGCGAGACGCTGGAATTGCTCAAGGAGTACCAGCAACTGCTCGGCGACCTGAACGATCTGCGGGTATTCGGGGCTTTCACCAGCGAAACGCCGCTGGCCCCTGCCGGTTCGGCGCTGCTCGACACCCGGATCGAACGCCTGACAGCGGGCCATCTCAAGCGCCTTGCCCTGCTGCTCGACAAACGCCCGATCCGTTACCAATTTTCGGTGTAAGAGGTCTTCTGCAATGAAAAAGACACGACTGGCAGCTATCGACATAGGCACCAACTCCATCCGCTGTATCGTGGTCGAAGCGGAGCAGCAGGGGCGCTTCATGGTCCTGGACGACGAGAAGGCCACGGTGCGCCTCGGCGAACAGTTGAGCAAGACCGGCGCCATCTCTCCCGCCGCCTTTGCCCGGGCTGTCGAGGCCATCAGCCGCATCCGCAAACTGATCGGCGGCCTGAAGGTGACCGAGGTCGAGGCGGTGGCAACCAGCGCCGTCAGAAGCGCCGCCAACGGGCCCGAACTG is a window of Geobacter sp. FeAm09 DNA encoding:
- a CDS encoding DUF3488 and transglutaminase-like domain-containing protein, with the translated sequence MVAISSLTAVLSYAIALCGIVPLFPWLTAAPRTALAAGLLAGIWQDRRGAWPIKNWQFNLAVLPVFLYYAFQFSRANPVQPVVNALAIMLAARLCGEKSVRHYLQIAALSLFCLAASSLFDLSPVFLFYLALLLLLVAVSLVLLTFLAQDSRLILSGAHLRKVLAAGVLMPLASLPLLILFFPILPRTQIPLWNIAAAPAPRPSGFSDKVEPGTSAAVGESRTIAFRVEMPRQPQQQLYWRGTVFNRMEGRRWVRDAAVPSEHLLYKGARIAQTIYPEPGLSRALFSLDAPALIALARARSTSDGVFEYPGPITRRLGYRAESVAAGILPTAGGIDRAFYLKLPDGIPERVKRLANDIRRRGSNDVRRLELLEQYFRDGNYRYSMRDLPTGEHALEQFLFEKKQGHCEFFASTFALLLRAAGVPARLVGGYLGGDYNDLGGYYLVSDDMAHVWVEAYLDGRGWLRVDPSSLARNAGEVWGGEKQRSLATRLRLFVDSLDHTWNRTIVTYDFEQQVEIARSAGKRLQKFEAGKAARAALPYLLPSLVLAFALVAAVRRPRLFPSQNERLLRRFYRLIERDCGIRVQPGRQGLLEIAGQTGNDRVREFAGVYAGALYRDRKLTHAEAARLRRILKDGFVTRT
- a CDS encoding CHAD domain-containing protein is translated as MPKPGDYRERINAVVKARWKGLLKNREACLHSDDVDAVHDLRVATRRLRAALGLFGILCPGGEAPRARAAIRRLTRGIGELRNLDEGIIFFSRNIPGKRTDGDTFAPLLGHLRGRREAEARHVHRLLEKLDITGMERAIGGLAGCLREPDRGRNGKGAPASIPAYFSEEGLRLYGEIRRHLPGALAAENVQTRHALRIAIKRWRYFLEIAAEIFEQDYRETLELLKEYQQLLGDLNDLRVFGAFTSETPLAPAGSALLDTRIERLTAGHLKRLALLLDKRPIRYQFSV